One Notolabrus celidotus isolate fNotCel1 chromosome 18, fNotCel1.pri, whole genome shotgun sequence DNA window includes the following coding sequences:
- the LOC117830235 gene encoding cerebellar degeneration-related protein 2-like, whose product MLTDMIVDEEFEIKEEEPWYDKQDLEHDLQLAAELGKTLLERNRELEQGLQQMYSTNQEQLQEIEYLTKQVDLLRQVNDQHAKVYEQLDVSARELEQNNHKLVQDSRLSQQKIQGLTETVELLQTQVEELQHQVEQLKLSPSQPQKRLRGDKWSPRGTQSVSCLTELQNTLSYDPDETSDDCDSSDVSWREEEQASLRQSLRALQTQYATERARREESEREAELLAGENADLEQQVAKMEGCQVRVSELEREAEELRQLWKSESSKKSSRPDVLHGLLSNSMFLNQEEENEGESAAFKSPRVLKRWDSERLMKVTQMHDSTDRIYDHECSCVRRAGVVKYRGISLLNEVDAQYSALQVKYDELLQRCHLGLQEEEEEEEQDGQSHKSVQTASLTAAIARSALADMERFEDDIHQPEYKELFREIFSRIQKTKEDLIENRERLSADEVLPILH is encoded by the exons atgctGACAGACATGATTGTGGACGAAGAATTTGAAATCAAGGAGGAGGAACCGTGGTACGACAAGCAAGACCTTGAACATG ACCTGCAGCTGGCAGCCGAGCTCGGGAAGACGCTCCTGGAGCGGAACAGAGAGCTGGAGCAAGGGCTGCAGCAGATGTACTCCACCAACCAGGAGCAACTCCAAGAGATCGAG TACCTGACCAAGCAGGTGGACCTCCTCAGACAGGTCAACGACCAGCATGCCAAAGTGTACGAGCAGCTGGACGTGTCGGCCCGGGAGCTGGAGCAGAACAACCACAAACTGGTTCAAGACAGCAGGTTGTCGCAGCAGAAGATCCAGGG CCTGACGGAGacggtggagctgctgcagacgcaggtggaggagctgcagcatCAGGTGGAGCAGCTGAAACTGAGTCCTTCACAGCCTCAGAAACGTCTGCGCGGAGACAAGTGGTCACCTCGCGGCACTCAGAGTGTTTCCTGtctgacagagctgcagaacacgCTCAG CTATGACCCCGATGAAACCTCTGATGACTGTGACTCCTCGGACGTGTCATGGCGTGAGGAGGAGCAGGCGTCATTACGACAATCCCTCCGCGCCCTGCAGACTCAGTACGCCACTGAGCGCGCTCGGAGGGAGGAGTCGGAGCGAGAGGCAGAGCTGCTCGCTGGAGAAAATGCAGATCTGGAGCAGCAGGTGGCAAAGATGGAAGGGTGTCAG GTCAGAGTTTCTGAGCTGGAGCGAGAGGCCGAGGAGCTTCGTCAGCTCTGGAAGTCAGAATCCTCCAAAAAATCCAGCAGGCCTGACGTTCTGCACGGCCTTCTGTCCAACTCGATGTTCCTCAACcaagaggaggagaatgaggGGGAGTCGGCTGCATTTAAAAGCCCACGGGTCCTGAAGCGCTGGGACAGCGAGCGGCTCATGAAAGTGACGCAGATGCACGACTCAACCGACAGGATCTACGACCACGAGTGCTCCTGTGTGCGCCGAGCTGGGGTGGTGAAGTATCGCGGGATCTCACTGCTCAACGAGGTCGACGCCCAGTACAGTGCCTTGCAGGTGAAGTACGACGAGCTGCTGCAGCGGTGTCACCTggggctgcaggaggaggaagaggaggaggagcaggatggGCAGAGCCACAAGTCAGTCCAGACTGCATCCCTCACTGCTGCCATCGCTCGTTCTGCTCTCGCCGACATGGAGCGCTTTGAGGATGACATTCACCAGCCGGAGTACAAGGAACTTTTTAGGGAAATATTCTCACGtattcagaaaacaaaagaggacctgattgaaaacagagagagactctCAGCTGATGAGGTGCTGCCTATTTTGCATTAG